From a region of the Triticum aestivum cultivar Chinese Spring chromosome 7D, IWGSC CS RefSeq v2.1, whole genome shotgun sequence genome:
- the LOC123163721 gene encoding uncharacterized protein: MQPLNCVSFLLGVAVLSATLEPFVAIAHRELPTATDSERGPETRLEPTVDRTITDEGTRSNALTRGKMVLGDAAMEKTDDRSTASSGAKHPVGQCGHGGGKDLSMDCYFRGRKLHPGAYFDGHIPFTADYRRPRNHPPKNN, from the exons ATGCAGCCGTTGAACTGCGTAAGCTTCTTGCTTGGGGTGGCCGTCCTATCGGCCACCCTTGAGCCCTTCGTCGCCATTGCGCACAGAG AGTTGCCGACGGCAACTGACAGCGAGAGAGGACCGGAAACCAGGCTG GAGCCCACCGTTGACAGAACCATAACAGATGAGGGAACCAGAAGCAATGCACTGACAAGAGGAAAGATGGTTCTTGGAGATGCAGCCATGGAGAAGACGGATGATAGAAGCACAGCAAGCTCAGGTGCAAAACATCCTGTTGGACAATGTGGGCATGGAGGAGGGAAGGATTTGAGTATGGACTGTTATTTTAGGGGTAGGAAACTTCATCCAGGGGCTTACTTCGATGGCCACATACCCTTCACCGCTGATTACCGTAGACCACGGAACCACCCGCCCAAGAACAACTAG